GCGGAGCAAGACCCCGGTGGACGACCCGCTCAGCCTGCTGTACAACATGAACGACTGCTACTCCAAGCTGAAGGAGCTGGTGCCGAGCATCCCGCAGAACAAGAACGTCAGCAAGATGGAAATCCTGCAGCATGTCATCGACTACATCCTGGACCTGCAGATCGCGCTGGACTCCAGCGTCGCGCTGAGCAGCCTGCATCACCCCGCGCGGCCGGGGCAGACTCCATCCAGGACCCCCCTGACCACCCTCAACACAGACATCAGCATCTTGTCGTTACAGGTAACTAAGACAGCTCATTgcgcttttttaattttattttctaggGTGGCGCACcctatattttattattatttttattttattgtaataatgAGATTCCCGACGCGTTTGACGTTTTGGCTCCGtgcgtttgtttgttttcagtccCCGGAGTTGCCATCAGAGCTGATGACAGATGACAGCCGGACTCTGCATCGTTAACGCGGTAAGTAGGGCTGTCCCTCCTGTGCCTCCTGTCTGCTGCATTCTGGCCAGGGCTCGCTAAATCTGCTGTGGGAATGCGTCACTCCCCGACAGCCATTAGAAACCAAACAGGATTCTTTAGAAACcgaaataattcaaataaaaatgcgCGTAAAACGGTGCGTAAAAATTGGCGCAGCGcatggaagaagaagaagaagaagtagccGTCAGGGTTCTCTTCTCCCCCACTTGTGCCTGTAATGAAGAGCATCTGCAACAGG
The genomic region above belongs to Oryzias melastigma strain HK-1 linkage group LG22, ASM292280v2, whole genome shotgun sequence and contains:
- the id2a gene encoding DNA-binding protein inhibitor ID-2a; the encoded protein is MKAISPVRSFRKNAVNLTEHALGISRSKTPVDDPLSLLYNMNDCYSKLKELVPSIPQNKNVSKMEILQHVIDYILDLQIALDSSVALSSLHHPARPGQTPSRTPLTTLNTDISILSLQSPELPSELMTDDSRTLHR